Below is a genomic region from Xylanibacillus composti.
TCGAAAGTTGGCAGACCAGAAGGTTGGTTACTTGTTGGGCAAGCCTTTGAGCGTGCAGACAGACAAGCCCGTTTACGCCCAGCACTGGAAAGAGATTTTCACCCCAGCTCGGCTTCGCCAACTAGCCAGTACCGGCAAGGAAGCAGTAAATAAGGGGATCGCTTGGTGGTTCGTTCACTACGATCAGGAGGGTCGGTTATCGTTTAAGTTGATGAAAAGCCAAGAAGTCATTCCGATCTGGCAGGACGAAGCGCATACGGTGTTGGATGCTGTGATCAGATGGTATGAGGTCATAGTATACGAAGGGAGCGCACAGAAGACCATCACTAAGGTGGAATGGTGGGATCTGAACGGTGTTTGGCGATATGTGTACGAAAGCGGAGGGTTGATCCCGGATGTTGAGGCGGGGGAATATGAGTCCCATGTGACTGTGGCAGTTAAAGAAAATGATGAAGAAGATGTTTTGGGGATGAATTGGGATCGCGTCCCCTTTATAGCATGGAAATACAACGAAGAAGAGCAGCCGTTGATCGAGCTCGTCAAGTCATTGGTGGACGATTATGATCGCAACAAGTCGGACAACTCGAACAACCTCGAGGACTTGCCAGAATCGATTTACGTGTTTGAAAATTATTCTGGCACGGATCCTGGGGAAGCTCGCAAGAACTTATCCCAGTATCGCATTGCATTTGTTGACGGTGATGGGGGCGTAGACACAGTCGATATAGAGATCAACACTGAGGCCTACAAAGTGCATATGGAGCAGTCGAGAAAGGACATCTATGAGTTCGGGCGCGGAGTGGATACTCAAGCGGCCAACTTCGGCAGCGCGCCGTCCGGCGTCGCCTTGCGATTCCTATATTCGGATCTTGATCTGGATGCCAGCCTGATGGAGACGGAGTTCCAGGCAGCTTTGGAGCAGGTCCGCTGGTTTGTGGACACGCACCTGTACAACACAACCGGCGTCGATTACAGCAGTGAGGATGTAGAGTTTATATTTAACAAGGACATGCCGATCGACGAAGAGAGCATCATTCGTAGTATCAAGGATAGCTTTGGCATACTGTCCGACGAAACGCTCGTCGCGCAGCACCCATGGGTAAGAGACTTGAAAGCAGAGCTCTCACGCCTTAGGGAACAGCGGGAAAAGGAAATGAAACTGTACCCTGGACTTAGCGGTAGGA
It encodes:
- a CDS encoding phage portal protein; protein product: MSLLFPEDQQIEITEIIVRGAKTAASLEDIINIELTEWWASEKLAWMNIGDRYYRVKNDILDRKRTSIDDQGKRVPVENLANNRLANGFVRKLADQKVGYLLGKPLSVQTDKPVYAQHWKEIFTPARLRQLASTGKEAVNKGIAWWFVHYDQEGRLSFKLMKSQEVIPIWQDEAHTVLDAVIRWYEVIVYEGSAQKTITKVEWWDLNGVWRYVYESGGLIPDVEAGEYESHVTVAVKENDEEDVLGMNWDRVPFIAWKYNEEEQPLIELVKSLVDDYDRNKSDNSNNLEDLPESIYVFENYSGTDPGEARKNLSQYRIAFVDGDGGVDTVDIEINTEAYKVHMEQSRKDIYEFGRGVDTQAANFGSAPSGVALRFLYSDLDLDASLMETEFQAALEQVRWFVDTHLYNTTGVDYSSEDVEFIFNKDMPIDEESIIRSIKDSFGILSDETLVAQHPWVRDLKAELSRLREQREKEMKLYPGLSGRNVEEDEEDQDGDEE